The following are encoded in a window of Kaistia algarum genomic DNA:
- a CDS encoding PepSY domain-containing protein, translating into MSKPFLKAAAILCCLASMSQPAFADGCLSQSEARQAVQSGQAVSLSQLRSGIPGEVLSAQLCRSGGGLVYVVSVLADGGAVKRLRVDAQSGAVSGN; encoded by the coding sequence ATGTCGAAGCCCTTCCTCAAAGCCGCCGCGATCCTGTGCTGCCTGGCTTCCATGAGCCAGCCGGCCTTCGCGGATGGCTGCCTGTCGCAGAGCGAGGCGCGGCAGGCCGTGCAGAGCGGCCAGGCGGTTTCGCTGAGCCAGCTGCGCTCCGGCATTCCAGGCGAGGTATTGTCGGCGCAGCTCTGCCGTTCCGGCGGCGGTCTCGTCTATGTGGTGAGCGTGCTGGCCGATGGCGGCGCGGTGAAGCGGCTTCGCGTCGATGCGCAGAGCGGCGCGGTAAGCGGGAACTGA
- a CDS encoding glycoside hydrolase family protein: MPRTSTAGLAQLAAEEGESLRAYRDVAGVWTIGVGLTKASGVIAPKAGMIISREESRQLLAKALETRYEPAVAAAMPGAAAHEFDGAVSFHFNTGAIGRAGWIKAWRGGDRAGVRSGLLLWSKAGGRSIEGLRRRRAREADLILDARYAGAEAGGLTDPALRRAAQGEAVAELQEKLARLGLLQGPPDGRFGAATEAAVRTFQSAHPQLTVDGIAGPATRAQIERVLAVRGKTAATSVGAVLVAGAAAAAHPALPEAAEVSLVLPAAIAGTLLLAALALTLWRYRDEIRTLFFMERKD; this comes from the coding sequence ATGCCACGAACGAGTACCGCGGGCCTCGCGCAGCTTGCAGCGGAGGAGGGTGAATCGCTTCGCGCCTACCGCGACGTTGCCGGGGTCTGGACGATCGGTGTCGGGCTCACCAAGGCGTCCGGCGTCATCGCGCCGAAGGCCGGCATGATCATCAGCCGCGAGGAGAGCCGCCAACTTCTCGCCAAGGCGCTGGAGACGCGCTACGAGCCCGCCGTCGCCGCGGCGATGCCGGGTGCCGCCGCCCACGAATTCGACGGCGCCGTCTCGTTCCATTTCAATACAGGCGCCATTGGCCGTGCTGGCTGGATCAAAGCCTGGCGGGGTGGCGATCGCGCGGGCGTGCGCTCGGGCCTCCTGCTGTGGAGCAAGGCCGGGGGCCGTTCGATCGAGGGGCTGCGCCGCCGCCGCGCTCGCGAAGCCGATCTCATCCTCGACGCCCGCTATGCCGGTGCCGAAGCCGGCGGCCTGACCGATCCGGCGCTCCGCCGCGCCGCCCAGGGCGAGGCGGTTGCCGAATTGCAGGAGAAACTGGCCCGGCTCGGCCTGCTGCAAGGGCCACCCGACGGCCGCTTCGGCGCGGCGACGGAGGCAGCGGTCCGCACCTTCCAGTCGGCGCATCCCCAGCTCACCGTCGACGGCATCGCCGGCCCCGCGACGCGCGCGCAGATCGAGCGGGTGCTGGCTGTACGCGGCAAGACGGCCGCCACCAGCGTTGGCGCCGTCCTCGTGGCCGGCGCGGCGGCAGCCGCTCATCCGGCGCTCCCCGAAGCGGCCGAGGTCTCTCTCGTCCTGCCCGCCGCGATCGCCGGCACGCTGTTGCTGGCCGCTCTCGCGCTGACGCTCTGGCGCTATCGCGACGAGATCCGCACGCTGTTCTTCATGGAAAGGAAAGATTGA
- a CDS encoding response regulator transcription factor: MRILVVEDDLDLNRQLADAFKAAGYVVDTARDGEEGHFLGDTEPYDAVVLDIGLPRMDGISVLEAWRRDGRKMPVLILTARDRWSDKVQGIDAGADDYVAKPFHIEEVLARIRALVRRAAGHATNDIEIGPVRIDTKSGRVTVDGNPVKLTAHEYKVLEYLMHHRDRVVSRTELTEHLYDQDFDRDSNTIEVFVGRLRKKVSPDLIDTVRGLGYRIITPGGS, encoded by the coding sequence ATGCGCATCCTTGTCGTAGAAGACGATCTCGACCTGAACCGTCAGTTGGCCGATGCTTTCAAGGCGGCCGGCTATGTCGTCGATACGGCGCGCGACGGCGAGGAGGGTCACTTTCTCGGCGATACGGAGCCTTATGACGCCGTCGTGCTCGATATCGGCTTGCCGCGCATGGACGGCATCAGCGTGCTCGAGGCCTGGCGGCGCGATGGCCGCAAGATGCCGGTCCTGATCCTCACCGCGCGCGACCGCTGGAGCGACAAGGTCCAGGGCATCGATGCCGGCGCGGATGACTACGTCGCCAAGCCCTTCCATATCGAGGAAGTGCTGGCCCGCATCCGTGCGCTGGTCCGCCGCGCCGCCGGCCACGCCACCAACGATATCGAGATCGGCCCGGTCCGGATCGACACCAAGTCCGGCCGCGTCACCGTCGACGGCAATCCCGTCAAGCTCACGGCGCATGAGTACAAGGTTCTGGAATATCTGATGCACCATCGTGATCGCGTGGTGTCTCGGACGGAGCTCACCGAGCATCTCTACGATCAGGATTTCGACCGTGATTCCAACACGATCGAGGTCTTCGTCGGGAGATTGCGCAAGAAGGTGTCGCCGGATCTGATCGACACGGTTCGCGGCCTCGGCTACCGGATCATCACGCCGGGCGGCTCATGA